The Methanohalophilus portucalensis genome window below encodes:
- a CDS encoding ABC transporter permease has product MSIFLKRRDYISYLSFFYLKNEFRKTPGQLLRQLLVLTIVFSIALTLILVPIRFEHEQLSPLEKANYDIFVNGEITKYDHSQLLKGPNIVDSAVGSYGSGKVYNGNISDTYIETTIPVNTLLLDSETLKNTSKLEIIGLDHFLISGNIESGYLDFRSVLVGWNIAKRLDVNIGDTIIYWVGSSKYVYKITGITIPTSETEFIIEDTRPIDLIAEDEELAGNLYIASSNQEATFEYIQAYMTKNEKDWVLTTKEEQLNRAATELKELLPLTIRIVFFSGGLLLHLTILLREQNIAIDSKKRNFSILTSLGASKKQIMKIYTIEQILVMVCVLFLALIVTKYLIYQLLFELYLPIEVGFQGIMIGLVVYSIAVIIALLYSHRKISKIPIAKLLKV; this is encoded by the coding sequence ATGTCAATCTTTCTTAAAAGGAGGGATTATATTTCCTATCTTTCTTTTTTTTATTTAAAAAATGAATTTAGAAAAACTCCTGGGCAATTGCTAAGGCAGTTATTAGTTTTAACAATTGTCTTCTCAATCGCTTTAACTTTGATATTAGTTCCCATTCGTTTTGAACATGAACAACTTTCTCCTTTAGAAAAAGCAAATTATGATATATTTGTAAATGGTGAAATTACAAAATATGACCATTCACAATTATTAAAAGGGCCTAATATTGTTGATTCTGCAGTTGGTAGTTATGGGTCCGGGAAAGTATACAATGGAAATATTAGTGATACTTATATAGAAACAACTATTCCTGTTAATACTTTATTATTGGATTCTGAAACACTTAAGAATACATCAAAACTCGAAATTATAGGTCTTGACCATTTCTTAATTTCAGGTAATATTGAAAGTGGATATCTGGATTTTAGATCTGTTTTAGTCGGTTGGAATATAGCAAAGAGACTGGATGTTAATATTGGCGACACGATCATATATTGGGTAGGCAGCTCCAAATATGTTTATAAAATCACAGGTATAACAATTCCGACTTCTGAAACAGAATTTATTATTGAAGATACAAGACCTATTGATCTTATTGCAGAAGATGAAGAACTTGCTGGTAATTTGTACATAGCCAGTAGTAACCAAGAGGCTACATTTGAATATATCCAAGCTTATATGACTAAAAATGAAAAAGATTGGGTACTAACTACTAAAGAAGAACAACTAAATAGAGCAGCAACAGAATTGAAAGAGCTATTACCCTTAACTATAAGAATTGTATTTTTTTCAGGTGGATTATTGCTTCATCTTACAATACTCCTCCGTGAGCAAAATATTGCTATTGATAGCAAGAAAAGAAATTTTTCTATATTAACTTCACTTGGGGCTAGCAAAAAGCAAATTATGAAAATATACACAATTGAACAGATTCTTGTTATGGTTTGTGTATTATTTCTTGCTTTAATTGTGACAAAGTATTTGATATACCAGTTATTGTTTGAACTTTATCTTCCAATAGAAGTGGGATTTCAAGGAATAATGATCGGTTTAGTTGTTTATTCAATTGCTGTTATAATAGCCTTGTTGTACAGTCATAGGAAAATCAGTAAAATTCCGATTGCTAAATTATTGAAGGTGTAA
- a CDS encoding ABC transporter ATP-binding protein has product MATNIINMNNVSKTYLKNSHVVKAVDNVDLSVKRGEFLGIMGMSGSGKTTLINLIAGFDTPTSGKIMVDGFDLSTFNDEQFSQFRNKKIGMVFQQFNLIREFNVLQNVIVPSIIANKDYSTIVEIARRLLYEQGLEARLFHYPNELSGGEQQKVGIARSLMNDPTIVLVDEPTANLDRKSAEKIAGMLEGMHNNGKTLIVISHDQNILKNANRVITMEYGQLIHSTK; this is encoded by the coding sequence ATGGCAACTAACATCATTAATATGAACAATGTTTCAAAAACATATTTGAAAAATAGCCATGTAGTGAAAGCAGTTGATAATGTAGACCTGTCTGTTAAGAGAGGTGAATTTTTAGGTATTATGGGAATGTCAGGTTCTGGTAAGACAACATTAATCAATTTAATTGCAGGATTTGATACACCAACAAGTGGAAAGATTATGGTTGATGGATTTGATCTATCCACATTTAATGATGAACAATTTTCTCAATTCAGAAATAAAAAAATAGGTATGGTTTTTCAACAATTTAATCTCATTAGGGAGTTCAATGTGTTACAAAATGTAATTGTTCCTTCTATCATTGCAAACAAAGATTATTCTACCATAGTTGAAATAGCAAGACGATTATTATATGAGCAGGGGTTAGAGGCTCGATTATTTCATTACCCGAATGAACTAAGTGGAGGGGAGCAACAAAAAGTTGGGATAGCAAGGTCACTAATGAATGATCCAACCATAGTACTTGTAGATGAACCTACAGCAAATCTTGACAGAAAATCAGCTGAAAAAATTGCTGGGATGTTGGAAGGTATGCATAACAATGGTAAAACCCTTATTGTAATTTCACATGATCAGAATATATTAAAAAATGCAAACAGGGTTATTACAATGGAATATGGACAATTAATTCACTCTACTAAATAA